From the genome of bacterium:
GTCGCCGTTTTGATCGAACGCGGCCGCATTACACAGATCCGGCCGGCCTCCTCCGCGCGGACCCCGGGCGACCGGGTCGTGGTGCACGATCATCCCGGCCTAACCCTGATGCCGGGTCTCATCGACACCCACGATCACATTGCCCACTTCGGCCACGACTTCCGGCGGCGGTTCAACTTGGCACCCAGCCTGGCGGTCCTGCAAGTCGCCCGGTGGGCCACCGAGACGCTCCTCGCCGGCATCACGACGTTCCGGGACGCCGCGGGGGCGGATCTCGGCTTGAAGACGGCAATCGACGAAGGGCTCCTCGCCGGCCCGCGGATGCTGATCAGTCTCGTGATCATCACGCAGACCGGCGGCCACGGCGACCTGATCCAGCCGTGCGGGCTCACGTCGGATTTTCCGAGGCTACCCGGAGTGCCGGACGGCATCGCGGACGGCCCCGACGGATGCCGCAAGAAAGTCCGCGAAATCATCCGGCTCGGCGCGGACTGGATCAAGATAGCCACGACGGGCGGTGTCGGATCGCCGCGCGGCGGACCGGCGACGCGGCAGTTCACGCTCGAAGAGCTTCGTGCGATGGTGGACGAGGCGCACGCGGCCGGCAAGGGTGTGATGGTTCACGCGCACGGCGGCGACGGGCTCAAGATCTGCCTCGAGGCGGGCGTCGATTCAATAGAACACGCCGCGGTCGCCGACGAGACTGACATCGAGCGCATGGCGCGCCAGGGCGTGTGGTTGGTGCCGACGCTCAGCGTCACGCAGCGGATGAAGGAACGTCTCGATGCCGATCCGCGATCCCTGCCGGCCTACGTCGCGGCCAAGCTGCCGGCCGTCCTCAAGACGCAGCAGCGCAACTTCCGCCGGGCGCTCGAAGCCGGTGTCAAGATCGCGATGGGCACGGATGCCGGCGCCCTCGGGCACGCCCAGAACGGCAGAGAATTGCCCTACATGGTCCAGGCCGGCATGACGCCGATGCAGGCGATCGTCGCCAGCACCGCCGCGGCCGCTTCGCTCCTGGGCATGGCCGACGACCTGGGCACCGTCGAACCCGGCAAGCGGGCGGACTTGATCCTGGTTGATGGCGATCCGCTCGAGGACATCGCCGCCGTCGCGGATCCGACGCGAATCACGCTGGTGATGAAGGACGGGGTCGTCCACAAATTCCCTGAGCCGAGCCGGTGAAGGCCATTCGGAGGTTGTAAGATGGCGCGCAAATGGAACCTCGCCCTCATGAGCTACAAAGAGATCGGTGCGATCCCGAAAGATCGCGCCGTGTTGATGGTCCCGATCGGGTGCGTTGAGCAGCACGGGCCGGCCGGCTACACCGGTGCCGACACATTTCTTGCCGACTATCTCTGCCGGCGTACGGCGGAAGGTCTGGAGGATGTGTACGTCGCGCCGCCCCTATGGTACGGCTATACCCCGTACACGGCATTCCCGGGAACGGTGACGCTGCGCCTTGCGACCCTCGAAGCCCTAGTCCGGGACGTGGTCGGTGGATACGTGGTCCACGGCTTCCGCCATATCATCATTGTGAACAACCACGGCCCGAACGAGGCCGCGATCGAACCGGTCGCCGCGGAGATGCGGCGGCAGCACGGCATTGTGATCAGTATCCTGTACCCTTGGCGCCTCGCCGAGCACTTCGGCCGTGAGATCATTCCAAACGCCGCTCACGTGTTCGGGCACGGCGGTGAACCGACGATCTCGGTTATGCTGGCGCTCCACCCGGAGGCCATCACGATAGATGGACACGGCGAGAGGCGGGGTTACGTAAGAGACGCCGGGCCGATCTCCGCGTCATCGTATCGCACGGCGGCCTTCCAGGGATTTTCGATCGGTTTGTTCAGCGAAGCCGCGGAGGTACTCCCGAGCGGAGCCAGCGGCGATTGGACTGCGGCGTCCGCAGAGCGCGGCGGGGAGGTTCTCGACCGCATGGTGGCGTACGCGCGGGAGTTCGTGCCGGCATTTCTGCGTTTCAGTCAAGGCCGGCAGTCGGCCGCCGGATCAAGCTCGGCGGTGCGCGAACGACGCGACGTTCGCCCGGGCCGGTCCGAATGAGCGGGTCGCCGTCCGTTTCGTTTTCGACGCCGCGGCGCACGCCTTATCGTCCGGCGTTCCTCAAGAACTCGAGGATCGCGACCGTATCCTGGTTGAACATCCAGGACTCGATGACTCGTTTGTCCTGCACGGTGAACACGAACGCCTCCGGGACATCCAGCGCGCTCCCGTCGGGTCCGACCGCGAGCTGCCGGCCGATCACCACGACGTGATCCTGGGCCGCCTCAAGAAACTCGAACAGGCGGGGGCGCGTCGTGCCGATGTCTTCGAAGAGACTCGGAGGTTTCAGGCCCTCCCACGTCCGGTAAAATCCCTCCACGTGTTCGACGGCCCCCGAATGTCCATGGAAACGGCCGCCGTATGGCAGCGAGCGTGCCTCGTGGATCGACACCTCGGGGTGGTAGGCCTCCAGGAGGGCCGCTCGGTCGCGCCGCCTCACCGCATCAAACAACCGCTTCACAACATCAACTCGCTCCGACATCGCGCATCCTCCTTGTGATGGGCTTCCGTTGGGGATGGGCTTTCATCCGGTGACCGTCGCTACGGCGGGTTCTGCGACGGCTGGACGCCCGCGAGGCGCAGCGTGGCATGGTACGTCGCGGTTATCAGGAGATCGACGTAATCGGGCGGGACCTCCTTCGCCGCTACGTGCCGGCGAACCGCCGCGAACGGCGCGTCGAGCACGGCGAACGTGACGATGCGCACCGTGCGGGCATCCGTACGTTCACACAACCGCCGGCTGAAGTCACGAAACTCGCCGTCGATCTGTTGCCGCAGCGCCCGGGCACGCCGCTCCATGCGGGGTGGCCAGCCGTGCCGGACAAAGTCCTGCCGCCGGTAGAGTTGCAGCACCCGCGCCTCCGCGAGATTGGCACGCACCCGTTGCGCGAGGTACAGGGCGGCGGCCAGTCCGGCATCGCGGGCTTCGGGCCCCCGAAGGACCTCGAAGTAGGCGTTCTGGAACGACTCCGCCGCGCTCAACCACACCTCGCCGAGGAGCACCGCGCGCGACTCGAATCGGTGGTAAATTGAGCCGATCGGCGCGCGAATCGCCCGAGCAATCGCGCTTACGGACGCCGCCGCGGGGCCGTGGGCGGCGACCAGGTCTCGCGCCGACGCCAGGATCTGGGCTTCGTCGAATTTGGGGGCTCTCGGCATGAATTTAGAATATATATTCTAGAATGGACTGTCAACGTACGCCGATGCCCGCGAGCAACGGAGCGCGCTGCCGGCGGCCGGCGGTGCCGGTCACGCCGGTGTCGTGGGTGTCCGCGCGGCCGCAGGTCGCCGTCATCGGCCCACCGAACACCGGCCTCTGATCCGGTGCAGGCGGTCCGGGTTTGGGGGAGCGCGATGGCTCGTCGACCGAGGAAGCCGAGCGCGAAACGACGGACGGCCGGGCGGCCTGTCCGCGAGGATGGGCCCGGAGTCGGCCCGCCGCCGCGGCGCCGTCACAACCTTCCGATCCAACTCACGACCTTCATCGGCCGCGAGCGGGAGATCGCCGGCGTCCAACGGCTGCTGACGACCGCCCCGTTGCTGACCCTCACGGGCGCCGGAGGCGCCGGCAAGACCAGGTTGGCTCTTCGGGTGGCCGCCGAATGTCTTGAGCAGTACCCGGACGGCGTGTGGTTTGTCGATCTGGCACCGGTCGCCGATCCGGCGCTCGTCCCCAGCAGCGTCGCGGCCGCGCTCGGCGTCCCGGAGCAGCCGGGCCGTCCATTAGCCGACACGCTGGCCGCTTACCTGCGAACGAGCCGCCCCCTGCTGGTCTTGGACAACTGTGAGCACCTCCGCGCGGCGTGTCAGGCTCTCGCCGATCGTCTGCTGCGGGCGAGCGAGACTGTTCGGGTGCTCGCGACCAGCCGGGAGGCGCTCGGAGTCGCGGGGGAGATCACGTACCGTGTCCCGCCGCTACAGTTTCCCGCTGCGCGTCACGCGGCATCCGCCGCGGATATGGTCCGGTATGATGCGCTGCGCCTCTTTACCGAACGGGCCGCGCTCGCGCAGCCGGAGTTCACCGTTACCGATGACAGTGCTCCGACGATCCTGCAGATTTGCCGGCGGCTGGATGGCATGCCGCTCGCCATCGAGTTTGCCGCCGCCCGCGTGGCGGCGCTGTCCGTTGAGCAGATCGCCGCGCGGCTCGACGACCGGTTGCGGCTGTTGACGGCGGGGTCGAGGCAAACCCTCCCCCGGCATCAGACGTTGCGCGCGACGCTGGATTGGAGCCACGATCTGCTGACGGAGCGCGAACAGACGTTGTTCCGGCGGCTCGCGGTCTTCGCCGGCGGGTTCACGCTGGAGGCGGCTGAACGAGTCTGCCCCGGCACCGGCATCGCGGAGCAGGACATCTTGGACCTCTTGACGCGCCTTGTCGACAAGTCGCTTGTCGTCTTCGATCAACGTCGCGGCGACCCCCGATACCGGCTGCTGGACAGTGTGCGCCAGTACGGCCAGGAGCGGCTCGAAGCGTCCGACGACACCGAGGCCATCCGGCGGCGGCATCGCGATTGGTACCTGGACTTTGCCGACCGCGCAGGCGACGCACTGCGCGGACACGCGCAAGACCTGTGGCTGAGCCGGATGGAGACGGAGCACGACAACCTCCGGGCGGCGCTCGCGTGGAGCAAAGCGGCCGGCGACATCGCCGGGTGGCTGCGGTTGACCGGTGCGCTCACCTGGTTCTGGTTCATGGGCGAGCACTGGGGCGAGGGGCGGCGGTGGGTGGAGGACGCGCTCGCGGCCGGCGGGACGGCGGAGCCGCTGAGCCGGCGGACCCGCTGGGGGGCCATGCTCTTTGCGCTCGCGCAGGGAGACATCCCGCGCGTGGAAGAGCTGACCGGAAACCTGAATTTCACCGGTGCGGGCCGGGACGACCAGGTATTTGGCATTGTGGCGCGCATCGCCAAGGGCAACATCGCCGCCGACACCGGGATGGACCATGGGGTCCGGCCCCTCGAAGAAGCGGTCGCCCAAGCGCACGCGCTGGGTGATCGATGGCTCCTTGCGTTCGCCCTAACGCAACTATCGGTCGCCCTGCGAAAGCGCGGTCACTACGACCGCGCGGTCGATCTCTGCGCCGAAAGCGCGCGGCTGTTCGAGGCGCTTGGAGACCGGTGGCGTCATTCGATCGCGCTGCGCAACTTGGGCATCACGATGCTGCGCCGCGGCTCGTATGACGAGGCGGTGGACGCCTACGCGAAGAGCATCCGGCTCCGCGCTCCGGAGCAAAACCGATGGGTCGTCTTTCAAGGGCTCGAGGGGCTGGCGTGCGTCGAATGTGCGCGCGCCCACTATGAACGAGCCGCCGTTCTGTTCGCCGCGGCGGCACCCGTCCAGGAGGCGCTTCGAGCCCGGCGGGACTCGGACTTCCTGGCCGAGGTTCAGCGCTACGGCGATCGCGCACGCATGTCTTTGAGCGGACGGGCATTCGAAGCGGCCCAGATCGCGGGCCGCGCGATGACTCTGGAACAGGCCATCGAATACGCGCTGCCACCGGCCAAATCAGAACCGGCGTCCCTCGGGCAGGAGGATAGAGGGCCGGCCGATTCCTCGCTCACGGGTCGTGAGCGCGAGGTCGCCCGGCTCGTCGCGCGCGGGTTGACCAACCGGCAGATTGCCGCGGCCTTGGTGGTGTCCGAGCGTACGGCCGAGGGTCACGTCCAGAGCATCCTCAACAAACTGAGCTTCAACACCCGCGCGCAGGTGGCCGTCTGGGCCGTGGAGCACGGACTGCACCTATCTTCGGCCTGACCCGCCGGGCCGGACCTCCGGCCGCGCTCGCTACCTACACTGGAAAACACGTACCGGGCTCCCAGAAAACACGTACTTCCCCCGGTGACGCGGCGCCTGGGTCTCTCGTACGTTGGCATCGGATCGCGCATTGATTCTTCACGTGAAGGGGGAACGGCGCATGCCGAGGGGTTACGCGCAACCCGAGGTTTTGGTGGATACGGACTGGCTCGGCGACCACCTGCAAGACCCCGCGGTGCGGGTGATCGAAATTTCCGAGGACGTCACGCTCTACGGTCAGGGGCACATTCCCGGGGCCGCGCATATCAACTGGCAGACCCAGCTCCAAGATCGGGTCCGTCGCGACTGGATTTCCAGAGAGCAGTTCGAGAATCTGCTCGGGTCCTACGGCATCGACAACGCCAGCACGCTGGTGCTGTACGGCGACAAGAACAACTGGTTCGCCGCGTACACATTCTGGCTGTGCAAGATGTTCGGGGTCGACCGCGTCCGCATACTCAACGGCGGCCGGGCGAAGTGGATCGCGGAAGGCCGCCCCATGGCTACCGATGCGCCGGTGTATCCGCGCGCGCTGTTCCGCGCGAAAACTCCGGATCTCAGCGTCCGCGCTTTTCGCGACCAGGTGCAGGCGCGCATCGAGGCGCCCGGCGTGGCGCTCGTCGACGTCCGTTCGCCCCAAGAGTTCAGCGGCGAACTGATCGCGATGCCGGCCTACCCGCAGGAGGGGGCGCAGCGCGGCGGCCACATCCCGGGCGCACGCAACATTCCGTGGGGGCAAAATGTCCGCGAGGACGGCACGTTCAAAGAGGCCGACGATCTTCGCCGCCTGTACGAGAGCCGCGGCGTCCACCCGGACAACGAGGTGATCGCCTACTGCCGCATCGGCGAGCGCTCGTCGCTCACCTGGTTCACGCTGACGTACCTGCTCGGGTACCCTCGCGTCCGCAACTACGACGGGTCGTGGACGGAGTGGGGGAGCCTGGTCGGCGCGCCGGTCGAGAAGACCGCTTAGCCGCACGTATTTCGATCTGAGAGGTGCAACGATGAATTTGAGACTCGTTCAGTTCAGCTTGGGCCCGGGGAGCCGCTCGGCAGCCGAAGCGATAGCCGACAAGATCGTCCCCGCCATTCGATCGCAACAGGGCTGCGACCGATGCGAGTTCTTCGCCGACAACGAAACGGGCGACTACGGTCTGGTCGTATTGTGGGCGTCGAAGCAGGCCGCCGACGCCGCCGCCTCAGTGATCGGTCCCGTTTTGAGGCCGGTCCTGGCCGACGCGAAGGCGCCACACAACATCAAACTGTTTGAGGTGTACCAGCCGAAGACGAGGTAGCTGCGGCAGGGTACCTCTTGAATTCGTTTACGGGAGCACGGCGGCGAGACGGCGGATACCTTCCTCAATGTCCCCGTCCGGTATCGCCCCGTACCCGAGGAGTACCCCCGCGCGGCGCGGGCGGCGGAGGAAGTCACGCGTCGCCGGATATACCCCTGCTCCGGCGCTTGCGGCACGCTCGACGAGCGCAGCAAGCCTGCCGACCGGGATTCGGCGAAACCACATCAACACTTGGGTTCCGGCATCGGTACCTGTGATGTCGACGCGGACGGCCAGATGTGTCCCGGCCGCCGCAAGAAGTGCCGCCCGGCGCTTCGCGTACACCCTGCGCGAGCGGCGTAGAGCGCGCTCGAAGTGACCGCCCGCCATGCGCCCGCAACGTTCCGCGAGCGACACCCCGACGGCGGCGAATTCCTCGGGCCGGTATCCGGCGACGATCCCCACGATCAGGCGGCCCTTCGACACTACATCGCCGGCGCGGAAGCACCGGAGGCACGCGTCATGGGTGGGAATCCGGCGCTGATCATCTGGCCCCGGGAAGAACTTCGGCCACCGATAGTAGTTCGATGCGCGCAAATAGTGGTCTCGGGCCTTACTCCGTGTCCGGCGTTGGCCGCTTTTCCGGCATGGTGTTCCAGCGAGGCGGCCATCGCGTGTCGCAAGATGCGGGACTCGACGGCAGCGGTTCGTAAGCGGAGCGGAACACCGCGTGGCGTGTAGAGGAAGGCAGGTGTACGCAATGAAGTGAGGCACGGCCCGACGTCAGAGCAGGGTGGGGCCCGCATGACAGACGCGGTGATCGCCGATCGTCTTCAATTTACGTTTACCGTCATGTTCCACTACCTCTTCCCGATCCTCACGATGGGACTGGCTCCGCTGATCGTCGTCCTCCGGACGCTGCACCTAATCCGGGGGGAGGCGCGCTGTGGCGCGGCGGCCCGCTTCTGGACTCGCATCTTTGCGCTCAACTTCGCCATCGGGGTGATCACAGGGATCCCGATGGAGTTTCAGTTCGGCACCAACTGGGCGCAGTTTTCGGCCTACGCCGGAGGCGTGATCGGACAGTTTCTCGGCCTCGAAGGCGTATTCGCGTTCTTCCTCGAGTCGACGTTCCTTGGGATCGTGCTGTTCGGCGAAGGCCGCGTCCCGCCCCGGCTACATTGGCTCGCGACGGTGCTGCTCGCGGCCGGGGCTTGGCTGTCGGGCTTGTTCATCACTGCCACAAACGCCTGGATGCAGCACCCGGTTGGCTATCGTCTTGCGCCGGACGGAACGGCGCAGGTCGCGAGCCTGGGCGCGATGCTCGGCAACCCGTTCCTCTGGTGGCAGTACGCCCACGTGATCAACGGCGCCGTACTCTCCGCCGCCGTCGTGATGGCGTCGATCGGCGCGTACTACCTGCTTGCCGGCCGCCACGTAGAGTTCGGACGGCTCTCGGTCGCCCTCGGGGTGGGGGTGGGGGTGGTGTTCTCGCTGACGCAGCTGTTTCCGACCGGCGACATGAACAGCCGGAACGTGACAGCCTATCAACCGGTCAAACTCGCCGCGATGGAGGGCCTGTTCGAGACGCGGTACGGCGCGCCGCTTGCGATCATCGGGATGCCGTCGACGACGGAGCGCAAGCTGCTGGATCCGGTCTTCGTGCCGGACGCGCTGAGCTTCCTCGCCTACGGCAACCTGCGCGCTGAGGTCAAGGGTCTCAACGACTACCCCGAGATGGACTGGCCACTCGTGCAGATCACCTACTACGCCTACCACATCATGGTGGGGCTGGGGACGATCCTCATCGTCGCCCTCCTGCTCGGGGTGCTGCTGTGGTGGCGCGGGATCTTGTTCACGAGCCGGTGGTTTCTCTGGGTGTTGATGCTGTTGCTTCCGTTCCCCTATATCGCGAATGAGGCCGGCTGGGTTGTGACCGAGGTCGGCCGCCAGCCGTGGCTGGTGTACGGCCTGCTGCGGACGGCCGCGGGCGGCTCGCCCACCGTCGAAGCCGGAGAGACGATCTTTACCGTCCTGGGATTCGCCGGCACGTACGCCCTGCTCGGCGTCCTCGCCGTTTTCCTGGCGATACTGCTCGTGCTGCGCGGGCCCGACGAGCCGTCGTCCGCGGCGGCGGTGCGCTGATGGCGATGTTCTGGTTCGTCATTCTCATCGTGCTCCTCGTGGCATACGCGATCCTGGACGGGTTCGACCTGGGCGTCGGGGTCCTGCACTTGGCGGTGGCGCGGACGGACGCCGAGCGGCGAACGGCGCTCAACGCGATCGGGCCGGTGTGGGACGCCAACGAGGTGTGGTTGCTCGGCTTTGGGGTCGGGACCTTCCTCGCTTTTCCCCGCGCCTTCGCCGTGGGGTTCAGCGGATTCTATCTGCCGTTGATGGTCGTTCTGTGGCTGCTGATGGGCCGCGGCGTCGCGCTCGAATTTCGCCACCATATCGCCGATCCTTTGTGGCAGGGGGCCTGGGACGTCGTGTTTTCGGTGACCAGCCTGCTCCTCGCGTTGTTTTACGGCATCGCAGCCGGCAACGTAGTGACCGGCGTCCCGATCGGCGCCGACGGGTACTTCCAGGGCCTGTTCGGGTGGCTGCTGAATCCGTACGCCCTCGTCATGGGCCTGTTCAGCGTGGCGCTGCTCATGCTCCACGGCGCCTACTATTTGTGCCTGAAAGCGGACGGCCCGCTTGGTGAGCGCGCGCACCGCGTGGCGGAGCCGTTGTGGACCGTCGTGCTGGTGCTGGCGATCGTGCTGACCGTTGCGACGTTTGCGCTTCGGCCCGAGCTGCTGGGGAACTATCGCGTCTATCCGATCTGGCTGCTCGCCCCGCTCGCGGCCGCGGTATGCCTTGTCGTGACGCGGCGGGCGCACCAGCGGCGCCGGTACGGCGCGGCGTTTTTGGCGACGAGCGGGATTATCGCGGCACTGCTCACTGCGACGGCAATCGGCGCCTACCCGTACCTCTTGCGGTCGCAGCCGTTTCCCGAGCGCAGCCTGACCGTGGCCAACGCCGCCGCGGCGCCGGCCGGACTCGCCGCGGCGACACTGTGGCTGCTTCCCGGTGTGTTCCTCATTATCGTCTACCAAGTGGTCGTGTACCGGGTGTTCGCCGGCAAGGTACGGATGGACGCCGGGGCGCACTACTGAGGCGGAGGCAGCCCGGCCATCATCCCCGCGGGCCGCCCGCGCGGTGACGTTGTGGCGAGAGGAGCGGTGACGTGGACGTGGAGCTCGTTCTGGACGGCGTGACGGCGCGGGTGACCTTGCTCGAGATGGCGGCGCCGCGCACCACGAAGGCGCTGTGGGAGGCGCTTCCGATCAGCGACCGCGCCGTGCAGGTCAAGTGGTCGGGCGACGCGTGGCGGACCGAAGGCGACTACGACATCGGCATCACCGCGGTCGAGAACGAGGGACACGTGCTGGCGGCCGGCGATCTCATCTACTACCCGCGGATGAAGAAGATCGGTCTGGCCTATGGGCGCGCGGAGTGGCGTCACCCCGACCTTTCGTTCGCGCTCCACGTGTCCGTGATCGGCAGGGTGAGCTCGCAGCTCGAGGCCGTCGTCGCCGCGAGCCGGCGCGTCTGGCTCGAGGGCGCGCGTCCGCTGCGGCTGAGCCGGGCAGAGTAGGCTGCGGCCGGCCGGTCAGGAACGGAGCCGCGGGTCGAGCGCGTCCCGAGCGCCGTCGCCGAGCAAATTGAGCCCGAGGATCGTGATCATGATCGCCATCCCGGGGGCCAGGGCGATCCACGGGGCCTGATCGAGGAAGGGGTAGCCGTAGCGCAGCATCGAGCCCAAGGACGCGGTCGGGGGCTGGGCGCCCAGCCCGAGGAACGAGAGCGACGCTTCCGTCAGAATGGCAAAGCTCACGGTCAGCGTGGCTTCGATCGTGACGAGCCCCAGCAGGTTGGGCAGCAGGTGACGCCGCATGATGCGGATCCCGGTGGCGCCGGTCGCCGTGGCGGCTTCGATGAACTCCATTTCCCGGAGCACCCGCACCTGTCCGCGGACAAGCCGCGCGAATCTCGGCATGGCCACCACCGCGATCGCGAGCGTGGCGTTGGCGAGATTCGGTCCGAGCACGCCGACGATGGCCACCGCGAGCACCATCGCCGGGAACGCGAACAGCAGGTCCGCCAGCCGCATCAGCGCTGTGTCGACCCACCGGCCCCAGTATCCGCTGACGAGCCCCGCCGAGACCCCCCCGCAGGCGGCCAGCGCGGTGGCGGCCAGTCCGACCCCGAGCGAAATCCGTCCGCCGGCCAAGAGCCGGCTCAGGATGTCCCGTCCCAGGTCGTCGGTGCCCAAGGGCCAGGCGGTCGAGGGCGGCTGGAGCATCACCGAAACGTGCACCGCCTCGGGCGAAACCCGGTCGAGCGCGGGGCCGAGGAGCGCCGCCAGGAACGCGGCGGCGCAGATTCCTCCGCCGAGCGCGGCGAGCCTGTGGCGCTCCACGAGCCGTCCGCCGCGCGCGGCGAACCCGGCCTGATCACTCATACTTGAGCCGCGGGTCCGCCCACGCGTAGAGCACGTCGGCGAGGAAGTTCGCCCCGATCAGCGCCAGCGCCATGAACAGCGTCGCCGCCTGCAAGATCGGCAGGTCCCGGCTGAGGACCGAATCGACCGCGAGACGGCCGATCCCGGGCAGCGTAAAGATCGTTTCCGTGACGACGGCGCCGCCGAGGAGGCGGCCGGTCTCTAGAGCGACCACGGTGATGATCGGAATAAACGCGCCGCGCAAGATGTGCCGCGCGACGACGCGCGGCTCCCTGAGCCCCTTCGCCCGCGCCGTCTGCACGTACTCCGCCCTCGCGACGTCGAGGACGCTCATGCGGACGATGCGGAGCACCACCGCGGTGTAGGGCACCGCTAGGGTCACGGCGGGCAGGATCATGAGCCGCAGATTCGCGCCGAGGTCCCGCCACGGCGGCACATATCCGGCCGGCGGCAGCCAGTGGAGGTCGACGGCAAAGAACAAGATCAGGAGAAGGCCGAGCCAGAACGCCGGCATGGCGAGGCCGAGAGACGCCAGCGCCGAGATCAGGCCGTCGGCCAGGGTGTTCCGGCGAAGCGCCGCGGCGACCCCCAGCGGGAGCGCCGCCGCCACCGCCCCGCCCATCGCGAGCGCCGTCAGCTCGAGGGTGACCGGCAGGCGCGCCGCGATCTCCGGCGCGACGTAGGCCCGGGACCGGTACGAGTACCCGAGGTCGCCGCCCAGCGCGTGGAGGAGCCATGTCTCGTACTGGAGGTACAGCGGTCGATCCAGACCCAGCTGGTGCCGGAGGTCTTGGGCGACCTGCTGGGCCTGCATGTCCTCCGGCAGGAGCAGCGTGACCGCGTCACCCGGTGCGAAGTGCAGCATCAGAAAAATGCCGATGCTCAGGAGCAGGAGCATCGGCACCGTGACGGCTATACGACGGACGAGGAACCGGAGCATCGCCGCGGCGGGCTCACACCTGCATCCACACGGCGCCGAACCGCAGCATCGTGTCGGGGACGACGGGGAGGTCGTGCACCTCCTTGCGCGTCGCGGTCATCAGGTTTTCGAAGACGAGGAAGACCCACGGAGCATCGTCCACGACCAGCCGCTGAATGTCCCGGTAGACGCGGACGCGTCCGGGTCCGTTCGGAATCGCCCGGCTCTGCTCGAGCAGCCGGTCCACCTCGTCGTTCCGGTACGTCATCGAGTTCACATTGCCGCGGGAGCTGAAGTGGTTGTACATCGTGCCGTCGATGTCCGGGCGCGGCGTCCACGATCCGATGACCGCTTCGTAACGCTTGCCCGTGATGCGGGCCTGGAGCGTGGTCAACTCGTAGGATTGGATGTTGGCGGTGATGCCGACCTCCGCCAGTTGCGCCTTGATCAGCTCGGCGAGCCGGGTCTGCTCCGGCGACGCGTAGATCTCCAGCGTGAACGTGAAGCCGTTCGGCCGGCCGCCATCGGCGAGTTTGGCCCTTGCCTTTTGCGGATCGTGGCGGTAGCTGACCCGGGTGATGGACGGATCGTAATAGTCCCGGTACACGGGCGAGATGGGGCCGTAGGCCGGACGCGCCTGCCCGAAGTAGATCGCCGTCACGATCTGCAGGCGGTTCACGGCGTACGAGACGGCCTGCCGCAGGGCCTTGTTGTTGAACGGCGGCAGCGCGTTGTTCAGACGAATCATCGGCCACCGCGTGCCGGGGAAGATGATCGTCTTGAAGCGC
Proteins encoded in this window:
- a CDS encoding nuclear transport factor 2 family protein: MSERVDVVKRLFDAVRRRDRAALLEAYHPEVSIHEARSLPYGGRFHGHSGAVEHVEGFYRTWEGLKPPSLFEDIGTTRPRLFEFLEAAQDHVVVIGRQLAVGPDGSALDVPEAFVFTVQDKRVIESWMFNQDTVAILEFLRNAGR
- a CDS encoding antibiotic biosynthesis monooxygenase, whose amino-acid sequence is MNLRLVQFSLGPGSRSAAEAIADKIVPAIRSQQGCDRCEFFADNETGDYGLVVLWASKQAADAAASVIGPVLRPVLADAKAPHNIKLFEVYQPKTR
- a CDS encoding amidohydrolase family protein, with the protein product MEAPATLIKAGRLIDGTGGPVQRDVAVLIERGRITQIRPASSARTPGDRVVVHDHPGLTLMPGLIDTHDHIAHFGHDFRRRFNLAPSLAVLQVARWATETLLAGITTFRDAAGADLGLKTAIDEGLLAGPRMLISLVIITQTGGHGDLIQPCGLTSDFPRLPGVPDGIADGPDGCRKKVREIIRLGADWIKIATTGGVGSPRGGPATRQFTLEELRAMVDEAHAAGKGVMVHAHGGDGLKICLEAGVDSIEHAAVADETDIERMARQGVWLVPTLSVTQRMKERLDADPRSLPAYVAAKLPAVLKTQQRNFRRALEAGVKIAMGTDAGALGHAQNGRELPYMVQAGMTPMQAIVASTAAAASLLGMADDLGTVEPGKRADLILVDGDPLEDIAAVADPTRITLVMKDGVVHKFPEPSR
- a CDS encoding LuxR C-terminal-related transcriptional regulator; the protein is MARRPRKPSAKRRTAGRPVREDGPGVGPPPRRRHNLPIQLTTFIGREREIAGVQRLLTTAPLLTLTGAGGAGKTRLALRVAAECLEQYPDGVWFVDLAPVADPALVPSSVAAALGVPEQPGRPLADTLAAYLRTSRPLLVLDNCEHLRAACQALADRLLRASETVRVLATSREALGVAGEITYRVPPLQFPAARHAASAADMVRYDALRLFTERAALAQPEFTVTDDSAPTILQICRRLDGMPLAIEFAAARVAALSVEQIAARLDDRLRLLTAGSRQTLPRHQTLRATLDWSHDLLTEREQTLFRRLAVFAGGFTLEAAERVCPGTGIAEQDILDLLTRLVDKSLVVFDQRRGDPRYRLLDSVRQYGQERLEASDDTEAIRRRHRDWYLDFADRAGDALRGHAQDLWLSRMETEHDNLRAALAWSKAAGDIAGWLRLTGALTWFWFMGEHWGEGRRWVEDALAAGGTAEPLSRRTRWGAMLFALAQGDIPRVEELTGNLNFTGAGRDDQVFGIVARIAKGNIAADTGMDHGVRPLEEAVAQAHALGDRWLLAFALTQLSVALRKRGHYDRAVDLCAESARLFEALGDRWRHSIALRNLGITMLRRGSYDEAVDAYAKSIRLRAPEQNRWVVFQGLEGLACVECARAHYERAAVLFAAAAPVQEALRARRDSDFLAEVQRYGDRARMSLSGRAFEAAQIAGRAMTLEQAIEYALPPAKSEPASLGQEDRGPADSSLTGREREVARLVARGLTNRQIAAALVVSERTAEGHVQSILNKLSFNTRAQVAVWAVEHGLHLSSA
- a CDS encoding sulfurtransferase → MPRGYAQPEVLVDTDWLGDHLQDPAVRVIEISEDVTLYGQGHIPGAAHINWQTQLQDRVRRDWISREQFENLLGSYGIDNASTLVLYGDKNNWFAAYTFWLCKMFGVDRVRILNGGRAKWIAEGRPMATDAPVYPRALFRAKTPDLSVRAFRDQVQARIEAPGVALVDVRSPQEFSGELIAMPAYPQEGAQRGGHIPGARNIPWGQNVREDGTFKEADDLRRLYESRGVHPDNEVIAYCRIGERSSLTWFTLTYLLGYPRVRNYDGSWTEWGSLVGAPVEKTA
- a CDS encoding helix-turn-helix domain-containing protein, coding for MPRAPKFDEAQILASARDLVAAHGPAAASVSAIARAIRAPIGSIYHRFESRAVLLGEVWLSAAESFQNAYFEVLRGPEARDAGLAAALYLAQRVRANLAEARVLQLYRRQDFVRHGWPPRMERRARALRQQIDGEFRDFSRRLCERTDARTVRIVTFAVLDAPFAAVRRHVAAKEVPPDYVDLLITATYHATLRLAGVQPSQNPP
- a CDS encoding creatininase family protein; translated protein: MARKWNLALMSYKEIGAIPKDRAVLMVPIGCVEQHGPAGYTGADTFLADYLCRRTAEGLEDVYVAPPLWYGYTPYTAFPGTVTLRLATLEALVRDVVGGYVVHGFRHIIIVNNHGPNEAAIEPVAAEMRRQHGIVISILYPWRLAEHFGREIIPNAAHVFGHGGEPTISVMLALHPEAITIDGHGERRGYVRDAGPISASSYRTAAFQGFSIGLFSEAAEVLPSGASGDWTAASAERGGEVLDRMVAYAREFVPAFLRFSQGRQSAAGSSSAVRERRDVRPGRSE